One window from the genome of Streptococcus salivarius encodes:
- a CDS encoding ABC transporter ATP-binding protein gives MLKLEKVTGGYANIPVLKDVTFEVADGELVGLIGLNGAGKSTTINEIIGLLTPYGGQIAIDGLTIQQDSASYRQKIGYIPETPSLYEELTLREHLETVLMAYGLDVTEGMARADKYLKLFRLDEKLDWFPTQFSKGMKQKVMIICAFIVNPSLFIVDEPFLGLDPLAISDLIELLAEEKAKGKAILMSTHVLDSAEKMCDRFVILHHGQVLAQGTLEELRQTFGDDSASLNDIYMQLTKGELS, from the coding sequence ATGCTTAAATTAGAAAAGGTGACGGGTGGTTACGCTAATATTCCCGTCCTAAAAGATGTGACTTTTGAGGTGGCTGATGGTGAATTAGTTGGTCTCATTGGTCTTAATGGTGCTGGGAAATCAACAACAATTAACGAGATTATTGGTCTCTTAACACCTTATGGGGGACAGATTGCCATTGATGGGTTAACTATTCAACAAGATTCAGCTAGCTATCGTCAGAAGATTGGCTATATTCCTGAAACGCCAAGTCTCTATGAAGAGTTGACGCTTCGTGAACATTTGGAAACGGTGTTGATGGCCTATGGTCTTGATGTGACTGAGGGGATGGCACGTGCGGACAAGTACCTCAAACTCTTTCGCTTAGATGAAAAGTTAGATTGGTTCCCGACTCAGTTTTCAAAGGGAATGAAGCAGAAGGTTATGATTATCTGTGCCTTTATTGTTAACCCCAGTCTTTTCATTGTTGATGAACCCTTCTTGGGTTTGGATCCCTTGGCAATCTCCGACCTAATTGAGCTTTTAGCTGAGGAAAAAGCTAAGGGCAAGGCGATTCTCATGTCTACCCACGTTTTGGATTCAGCTGAGAAGATGTGTGATCGCTTTGTGATCTTGCATCACGGTCAAGTCTTAGCACAGGGGACTCTCGAGGAGCTCCGTCAGACTTTTGGCGACGATAGTGCTAGTCTTAACGATATCTACATGCAGTTAACTAAGGGAGAATTGTCATGA
- a CDS encoding NAD(P)/FAD-dependent oxidoreductase: protein MKHFDTIVIGGGPAGMMATIASAFYGQQTLLIEKNKRLGKKLAGTGGGRCNVTNNGTLDDLLAGIPGNGRFLYSVFSQFDNHDIIAFFEDNGVKLKVEDHGRVFPKTDKSRTIIQALENKIQELGASILTNTEVVSVKKVDEPFQVKSSDQTFTSDKLIITTGGKSYPSTGSTGFGHDIARHFKLHVTNLEAAESPLLTDFPHKALQGISLDDVTLSYGKHKITHDLLFTHFGLSGPAALRLSSFVKGGEIAHLDFLPNQSQENLKTYFEENREKSVKNTLKALVPERVAEFLAEDKADNKVKQLHPKDLENIISQLKDMEIPITGKMSLAKSFVTKGGVDLKEINPKTLESKKVPHLHFAGEVLDINAHTGGFNITSALCTGWVAGIQSPWD, encoded by the coding sequence ATGAAACATTTTGATACTATCGTTATTGGTGGGGGGCCTGCTGGCATGATGGCGACCATTGCCTCAGCCTTCTATGGCCAACAAACTCTCCTAATTGAAAAAAATAAACGTCTCGGAAAGAAGCTGGCTGGTACTGGTGGTGGACGTTGTAATGTTACTAACAACGGGACTTTAGACGATCTTCTAGCAGGCATTCCTGGTAATGGACGTTTCCTCTATAGCGTCTTTTCACAATTTGATAACCACGATATCATTGCTTTTTTCGAGGACAATGGTGTCAAACTCAAGGTTGAGGATCACGGACGTGTTTTCCCTAAGACAGATAAATCACGGACCATCATCCAAGCTCTGGAAAATAAAATTCAAGAACTAGGTGCTAGTATCCTTACCAATACAGAAGTTGTCTCCGTCAAAAAGGTTGATGAGCCATTCCAAGTTAAGTCTTCAGACCAGACTTTTACCAGTGATAAACTCATCATTACAACTGGAGGAAAATCTTACCCATCGACTGGTTCAACTGGTTTTGGACATGATATTGCCCGCCATTTTAAGCTCCATGTCACTAATCTTGAAGCTGCGGAAAGTCCACTCCTAACGGACTTTCCCCACAAGGCTTTACAGGGAATTTCTCTTGACGATGTCACTCTGTCCTATGGCAAACACAAGATTACCCACGACCTTCTTTTCACCCATTTTGGCCTATCTGGACCAGCTGCCCTACGTCTTTCCAGCTTTGTCAAGGGTGGTGAGATTGCTCATCTTGACTTTCTTCCCAACCAAAGCCAAGAGAATCTCAAGACTTACTTTGAGGAAAACCGTGAGAAATCTGTCAAAAACACCCTCAAAGCTCTTGTGCCTGAGCGAGTCGCTGAATTCCTAGCAGAAGACAAGGCTGATAACAAGGTTAAACAACTGCACCCCAAAGACTTGGAAAACATTATCAGTCAGCTTAAGGATATGGAAATCCCAATCACAGGTAAAATGTCACTTGCCAAATCCTTTGTGACTAAAGGTGGCGTTGACCTTAAGGAAATTAATCCCAAGACCCTAGAAAGTAAAAAAGTCCCTCACCTACACTTTGCAGGAGAGGTCCTTGACATCAATGCCCATACTGGTGGCTTTAACATTACTAGCGCCCTCTGTACCGGTTGGGTAGCAGGGATTCAGAGCCCTTGGGACTAA
- a CDS encoding 3'-5' exonuclease, which produces MENLETYIAFDLEFNTVDGVSHIIQVSAVKMDQHEEVDQFDSFVYSDVPLQSFINGLTGITADKIAKAPKLESVLADFKSFVGDTPLIGYNALKSDLPILLENGLDLEEQYALDVFDEAFDRRASDLNGIVNLKLTSVADFFGIKGHGHNSLEDARMTAQIYEKFLELDENAKLLEQQEEVSNNPFAALGLGGLFD; this is translated from the coding sequence ATGGAAAATTTAGAAACTTATATTGCCTTTGATTTGGAGTTCAACACAGTGGACGGGGTTAGCCATATTATCCAAGTATCGGCCGTTAAGATGGACCAGCATGAGGAAGTGGATCAGTTTGACTCTTTTGTCTATTCGGATGTTCCTTTGCAGTCCTTTATTAATGGTTTGACGGGAATTACAGCGGATAAGATTGCCAAGGCACCAAAGCTAGAGTCCGTCCTGGCGGATTTTAAATCATTTGTTGGAGACACTCCACTTATCGGCTACAATGCCCTTAAGTCGGACTTGCCCATTTTGTTGGAAAATGGTTTGGACTTGGAAGAGCAATATGCTTTAGATGTTTTTGATGAGGCCTTTGACCGTCGTGCTTCTGATTTGAATGGTATTGTCAATCTTAAGTTGACTAGTGTGGCAGATTTCTTTGGAATTAAGGGACATGGTCACAACAGCTTGGAGGATGCTCGGATGACTGCTCAGATTTACGAGAAGTTTCTCGAATTAGATGAAAATGCCAAGCTTCTGGAGCAACAGGAAGAAGTCAGTAACAATCCTTTTGCTGCCTTAGGTTTGGGTGGCCTTTTCGACTAG
- a CDS encoding DUF536 domain-containing protein: MSIEKTVSEIAEILGVSRQAVNNRVKQLPEEDLEKNAKGVTVVKRSGLIKLEEIYKKTIFDDEPIDEETKQRELLEILVDEKNSEIARLYAQLKAKDEQLSNMDDQLRVKDVQIAEKDKQIDQQQQLTLTAMKDKEELKLELDEAKVEVDEAKAQVEEIQTKQEEASKKGFFGRLFGK; this comes from the coding sequence ATGAGTATTGAAAAGACAGTCAGCGAGATTGCTGAAATCCTTGGCGTTAGTCGTCAAGCGGTCAATAATCGTGTCAAACAACTTCCAGAAGAAGATCTAGAAAAAAATGCTAAAGGGGTTACTGTCGTTAAACGCAGTGGCTTGATTAAGTTGGAGGAAATCTACAAGAAAACCATCTTTGACGATGAGCCAATCGATGAAGAAACAAAGCAACGTGAGTTGTTAGAGATTCTTGTAGACGAGAAAAACTCTGAGATTGCCCGTCTTTATGCTCAGTTGAAGGCTAAGGATGAGCAGTTGTCTAACATGGATGATCAATTGCGTGTCAAAGACGTTCAAATCGCTGAAAAGGACAAGCAAATCGATCAACAGCAACAATTGACCTTGACTGCTATGAAGGACAAGGAAGAGCTTAAACTGGAACTCGATGAGGCTAAGGTTGAGGTTGACGAAGCCAAGGCTCAAGTGGAAGAAATCCAGACCAAACAAGAAGAAGCTTCTAAAAAAGGTTTCTTTGGACGTCTATTTGGAAAATAA
- the ilvD gene encoding dihydroxy-acid dehydratase, whose amino-acid sequence MEENIVSENNMKHRSSVYDSMVKSPNRAMLRATGMTDDSFEKPIVGVISTWAENTPCNIHLHGFGQIAKEGVKDAGAWPVQFGTITVADGIAMGTPGMRFSLTSRDIIADSIEAAMGGHNVDAFVAIGGCDKNMPGSMIAIANMDIPAIFAYGGTIAPGNLNGKDIDLVSVFEGIGKWNHGDMTAEEVKELECNACPGPGGCGGMYTANTMATAIEVMGMSLPGSSSHPAESAEKKADIEEAGRAVVRMLELGLKPSDILTREAFEDAITVTMALGGSTNATLHLLAIAHAANVDLTLEDFNDFQERVPHLADLKPSGQYVFQDLYNVGGVPAVMKYLLKNGFLHGDRITCTGKTVAENLEAFDDLTPGQKVIMPLENPKRADGPLIILKGNLAPEGAVAKVSGVKVRNITGPAKVFDSEEDAIEAVLSDEIVDGDVVVVRFVGPKGGPGMPEMLSLSSMIVGKGQGDKVALLTDGRFSGGTYGLVVGHIAPEAQVGGPIAYLRTGDMVTVDQDTKEITMHVSDEELAKRKAETELPPLYSRGVLGKYAHIVSSASRGAVTDFWNMDKSGKA is encoded by the coding sequence ATGGAGGAAAATATCGTGTCTGAAAATAACATGAAACACCGTTCATCTGTTTACGATAGCATGGTTAAATCACCTAACCGTGCCATGCTTCGTGCGACTGGGATGACGGATGATAGTTTTGAAAAGCCTATTGTTGGGGTTATCTCAACTTGGGCTGAGAACACACCATGTAATATCCACTTGCACGGTTTTGGTCAAATTGCCAAAGAAGGTGTTAAAGACGCGGGTGCTTGGCCAGTTCAATTTGGTACGATTACCGTTGCTGATGGTATTGCCATGGGGACACCAGGGATGCGTTTCTCATTGACATCTCGTGATATCATTGCCGACTCAATCGAAGCAGCTATGGGTGGTCACAATGTCGATGCCTTTGTTGCTATTGGTGGTTGTGATAAGAATATGCCTGGTTCTATGATTGCCATTGCTAACATGGATATCCCAGCGATTTTTGCCTATGGTGGTACCATTGCGCCAGGTAATCTTAACGGTAAGGATATCGACTTGGTTTCTGTTTTCGAAGGTATCGGTAAATGGAACCACGGTGATATGACTGCCGAAGAGGTTAAAGAACTTGAATGTAATGCCTGCCCTGGCCCTGGTGGTTGTGGTGGTATGTATACTGCCAACACAATGGCGACAGCAATCGAAGTAATGGGTATGAGTCTTCCAGGATCATCATCTCACCCTGCAGAATCGGCTGAGAAAAAAGCAGATATCGAAGAAGCAGGTCGTGCGGTTGTTAGGATGCTTGAACTAGGTCTTAAGCCATCAGACATCTTGACACGTGAAGCCTTTGAAGATGCCATCACTGTCACAATGGCACTTGGTGGTTCAACCAATGCGACACTTCACTTGCTCGCTATTGCTCACGCAGCTAACGTTGATTTGACACTTGAAGATTTTAACGATTTCCAAGAGCGTGTGCCTCACTTGGCTGACTTGAAACCATCAGGTCAATATGTCTTCCAAGACCTTTACAACGTCGGTGGTGTGCCAGCCGTTATGAAATACCTTCTTAAGAATGGTTTCCTTCATGGTGATCGTATCACATGTACTGGTAAGACCGTTGCAGAAAACTTGGAGGCCTTCGATGATTTGACACCAGGTCAAAAAGTCATCATGCCGCTTGAAAATCCTAAACGTGCTGATGGTCCATTGATTATCTTGAAAGGTAACTTGGCTCCAGAAGGTGCGGTTGCCAAAGTATCAGGGGTTAAAGTTCGTAACATTACTGGTCCTGCTAAAGTATTTGACTCAGAAGAAGATGCCATCGAAGCCGTTCTTTCTGATGAAATCGTTGATGGCGACGTAGTTGTTGTACGTTTTGTAGGTCCTAAGGGTGGTCCTGGTATGCCAGAAATGTTGTCATTGTCATCAATGATCGTTGGTAAAGGTCAAGGGGACAAGGTTGCCCTCTTGACAGATGGACGTTTCTCAGGTGGTACTTACGGACTCGTTGTTGGTCACATTGCTCCTGAAGCTCAGGTTGGTGGACCTATTGCCTACCTCCGTACAGGTGATATGGTTACAGTTGACCAAGATACTAAAGAAATTACTATGCACGTTTCAGACGAAGAGTTGGCGAAACGTAAAGCTGAAACTGAGTTGCCACCACTTTATAGCCGTGGTGTCCTCGGTAAGTATGCTCACATCGTTTCTTCAGCATCTCGTGGTGCCGTTACCGACTTCTGGAACATGGATAAATCAGGTAAAGCCTAA
- a CDS encoding metal-sulfur cluster assembly factor translates to MKNFRDDIKVNDLAQPFLEAIVEQMTTVFDPEIELDIYNLGLIYEITVDENGHCYFLMTFTDTGCGCEETMPYEIAEKLKAIDGINSVKVETTYSPVWKMTRISRYGRIALGISPRGGK, encoded by the coding sequence ATGAAAAACTTCCGTGATGATATTAAGGTCAATGATTTGGCCCAGCCCTTCTTAGAGGCAATCGTTGAACAAATGACCACTGTATTCGACCCTGAGATTGAGCTAGATATTTACAACCTTGGTTTGATTTATGAAATCACCGTCGATGAAAATGGCCACTGCTACTTCCTTATGACCTTTACTGATACTGGTTGTGGCTGTGAAGAGACTATGCCTTATGAAATCGCTGAAAAGCTAAAAGCCATTGACGGCATTAACTCCGTCAAGGTGGAAACCACTTATTCACCAGTCTGGAAGATGACACGCATCAGTCGTTATGGACGCATTGCTCTTGGTATCTCACCTCGAGGCGGAAAATAA
- a CDS encoding MerR family transcriptional regulator, whose translation MSQFSTGELAKAAEVSVRTVQYYDQRGILTPSEVTEGGRRIYHESDLERLQVICFLRDLDFSIKQIKKLLQEENREQVLELLLTDQIESLEKSSKEIEVKLKRARHLQKATAKRHQLSLEDLSDISRLMENQKSWRRLQLRMYGSGVLIFILYLMSLLVVIYYFKDPRGIFIVCPAYILVFNLVVFHYRKQFEYLCPNCHRTFDPSFKEFAIAGHTPRTRRLTCPHCHVKTYCLELAKTKTK comes from the coding sequence ATGTCGCAGTTTTCAACAGGAGAGTTGGCTAAGGCAGCAGAAGTGTCTGTTAGGACTGTCCAGTACTATGATCAACGAGGTATCTTGACGCCGTCTGAAGTCACAGAAGGTGGTCGGAGAATCTATCACGAATCAGACTTGGAACGCCTACAAGTCATTTGTTTCTTAAGAGATTTGGACTTCTCAATCAAACAAATCAAGAAACTCTTGCAAGAGGAGAATAGGGAACAGGTTTTAGAACTGTTGTTGACAGACCAAATCGAGAGTTTGGAAAAGTCTTCGAAGGAAATAGAGGTCAAACTAAAACGTGCCCGTCACTTGCAAAAAGCAACTGCTAAACGACATCAACTTTCGCTGGAAGATTTGTCAGACATTTCACGTCTTATGGAAAATCAAAAATCATGGCGTCGCTTGCAGTTGAGAATGTATGGGAGTGGCGTTCTAATCTTCATTCTTTATCTGATGAGCCTACTGGTTGTCATTTATTATTTTAAGGATCCCAGAGGTATCTTTATTGTCTGTCCTGCTTATATTTTAGTATTTAATTTAGTGGTGTTTCACTATAGAAAGCAGTTTGAATACCTCTGTCCTAATTGTCATAGGACCTTTGATCCAAGTTTTAAAGAATTTGCCATTGCCGGACATACCCCAAGGACTCGTAGGCTGACTTGTCCTCATTGTCATGTGAAAACCTACTGTCTGGAGTTGGCAAAGACTAAAACGAAATAA
- a CDS encoding HIT family protein, with the protein MDNCIFCKIISGEIPSSKVYEDDKVLAFLDISQATKGHTLVIPKEHVRNILEMSAETAETVFSRVPKIARAVQKATGAIGMNILNNNEEVAGQTVFHAHIHLVPRYGADDGIHMGFDEHEPDFVALADLADSIAKEVTE; encoded by the coding sequence ATGGATAATTGTATTTTCTGTAAAATTATATCTGGAGAAATCCCTTCATCAAAAGTCTACGAGGACGACAAGGTTCTAGCCTTCCTCGATATTTCACAAGCTACAAAAGGACATACCTTGGTTATTCCTAAAGAGCACGTTCGTAACATCTTAGAAATGTCTGCTGAGACCGCTGAGACTGTCTTTAGCCGTGTTCCAAAAATTGCTCGTGCCGTGCAAAAAGCAACTGGAGCAATCGGCATGAATATCCTTAATAACAACGAAGAAGTTGCTGGACAAACCGTCTTCCACGCTCATATTCATCTCGTTCCTCGTTACGGTGCAGACGATGGTATCCACATGGGATTTGACGAACACGAACCAGACTTCGTTGCCCTGGCCGACCTTGCTGACAGCATCGCTAAAGAGGTAACAGAATGA
- a CDS encoding ABC transporter permease — protein sequence MAKLFKERSKRFNARCAKYSRYVFNDHFILVLLFLLGFVLVQYSQLLRHFPKNPWGIILGLLVLCLLLPFWGNIATYLEPADKHYLLVKEEEVLDHVKKATGRAFRFWVIVQSLIFILVIPLFLALGLPVWGVILVAVAMAILKYFIFQKKAQPFYKQSGLNWTEAIAAENKRQQSILKFFSLFTNVKGITSSVKRRSYLDAILKRTKKDKEHTWYNLYLRAFLRSGDYFALSLRLFALTLLVIFLVPEKWLAMVLVVVFDYLLLFQLTSLKSHFAYQRMANLMPVGKDMQVINLKRLISQIVLVLTLVQAICLFDLKFNLILVGIMLVLSLVYLPAKLKKMID from the coding sequence ATAGCTAAGCTATTTAAGGAGCGTAGCAAGCGATTCAATGCCCGCTGTGCTAAGTATAGTCGCTACGTTTTTAATGATCATTTTATCTTGGTTCTTCTCTTTCTGCTAGGTTTTGTATTGGTTCAGTATAGCCAGTTGCTTCGACATTTTCCAAAGAATCCGTGGGGAATCATTCTTGGCTTGCTTGTGCTTTGTCTTTTATTACCTTTCTGGGGGAATATTGCGACTTATTTAGAGCCAGCTGATAAACATTACCTTTTGGTGAAGGAAGAAGAGGTGCTTGACCATGTTAAGAAGGCAACGGGGCGTGCTTTTAGATTTTGGGTAATCGTACAAAGCCTGATTTTCATTTTGGTTATTCCTCTCTTTTTAGCCTTGGGACTTCCAGTCTGGGGAGTTATCCTTGTAGCTGTGGCTATGGCTATTCTTAAGTACTTTATTTTCCAGAAAAAGGCTCAACCTTTTTATAAGCAGTCTGGCCTGAATTGGACTGAGGCTATTGCAGCGGAAAATAAGCGTCAACAATCGATTCTGAAGTTCTTTTCACTCTTTACCAATGTTAAGGGGATTACGTCAAGTGTAAAACGCCGTTCTTATTTGGATGCTATTCTCAAACGTACAAAGAAAGACAAGGAACATACCTGGTACAATCTTTACCTAAGAGCCTTCTTGCGTTCTGGAGATTACTTTGCCCTTAGCTTACGCCTGTTTGCCCTAACGCTTTTAGTTATCTTTTTGGTTCCTGAAAAATGGTTGGCTATGGTGCTTGTGGTTGTTTTTGACTACCTCTTGCTCTTCCAGCTCACGTCCCTTAAATCGCACTTTGCTTATCAGAGAATGGCTAACCTTATGCCAGTTGGAAAAGACATGCAGGTAATCAATCTTAAGCGCTTGATTAGCCAGATTGTACTTGTGCTGACTCTGGTCCAGGCTATTTGCCTCTTCGATCTTAAATTTAACCTGATCTTGGTTGGAATTATGCTAGTTTTGAGCCTTGTTTACCTACCAGCCAAGCTTAAGAAGATGATTGACTAA
- the trmB gene encoding tRNA (guanosine(46)-N7)-methyltransferase TrmB: MRVRKRKGAEEHLANHPQYVILEPEAAKGKWRELFGNDNPIHIEVGSGKGAFITGMAQQNPDINYIGIDIQLSVLSYALDKVLASGAENVKLLRVDGSSLTNYFEDGEVDMMYLNFSDPWPKSRHEKRRLTYKTFLDTYKQILPKNGEIHFKTDNRGLFEYSLASFSQYGMVLNKVWLDLHASDYEGNVMTEYERKFSEKGQVIYRVEAQFKD, from the coding sequence ATGCGAGTTAGAAAACGTAAAGGTGCAGAGGAACACCTAGCTAACCATCCTCAGTACGTTATTCTTGAGCCGGAAGCTGCTAAAGGTAAGTGGCGTGAGCTTTTTGGTAATGATAATCCTATCCATATCGAGGTAGGATCTGGTAAAGGGGCCTTCATTACTGGTATGGCCCAACAAAACCCTGACATCAACTACATTGGTATTGATATTCAGTTGTCTGTTTTGAGTTACGCCTTGGATAAGGTCTTGGCTTCTGGTGCTGAAAATGTCAAACTCTTGCGTGTGGATGGATCTTCCTTGACCAATTATTTCGAAGACGGCGAAGTGGATATGATGTATCTGAATTTCTCAGATCCATGGCCTAAGAGCCGTCATGAGAAACGTCGTCTAACTTACAAGACTTTCCTAGATACTTATAAGCAAATTCTGCCTAAAAACGGAGAGATTCACTTTAAGACAGACAATCGTGGACTTTTCGAATACAGTTTGGCGAGCTTTTCACAGTATGGAATGGTTCTCAACAAAGTTTGGCTGGACCTTCATGCAAGTGATTATGAGGGCAACGTCATGACTGAGTACGAGCGTAAGTTCTCAGAAAAAGGTCAGGTCATCTACCGAGTAGAGGCTCAGTTTAAAGATTAA
- the ccrZ gene encoding cell cycle regulator CcrZ: MTSTDKDLSLTPLKGNSGKAYMGTYPNGDRVFVKMNTTPILAALAKEQIAPQLLWAKRLGNGDMMSAQEWLDGRILTKHDMNSKQIIQILGNLHRSKHLVNQLLQLDYHIENPFDLLHEWEENAAYQLRENGFLQDVVRDLKRHLPEFRAEIATIVHGDARHSNFVITTSGLIYLVDWDSVRLTDRMYDVAQILSHYIPLAHWPQWLSYYGYKNNDLVMDKIYWYGQFSYLTQISKFFDSRDMEHANREIYELRKFRETLHRY, translated from the coding sequence GTGACATCAACAGATAAAGATTTGAGCCTGACTCCTCTCAAAGGAAATAGTGGTAAGGCCTATATGGGAACTTACCCAAACGGAGATCGCGTCTTTGTGAAGATGAATACAACACCAATCTTGGCAGCTCTTGCCAAGGAACAGATTGCACCACAGCTCTTGTGGGCTAAGCGTCTGGGAAATGGTGACATGATGAGTGCACAGGAGTGGCTTGATGGTCGTATTTTGACCAAACATGACATGAACAGTAAACAGATTATCCAAATTCTTGGTAATTTGCACCGCTCTAAACACTTGGTTAATCAACTCTTGCAGTTGGATTATCATATTGAAAATCCTTTTGATCTTCTACACGAGTGGGAAGAAAATGCCGCTTATCAATTGCGTGAAAATGGCTTCCTTCAAGACGTTGTTAGAGATTTGAAACGCCATCTTCCTGAGTTTCGTGCGGAGATTGCAACAATTGTTCACGGAGATGCTCGTCATAGTAACTTTGTCATCACAACCTCAGGATTGATTTATTTGGTTGATTGGGATTCTGTACGTCTAACAGATCGTATGTATGATGTGGCACAGATCCTCAGCCATTACATTCCATTGGCACATTGGCCCCAGTGGTTGTCATACTATGGTTATAAGAATAATGACCTTGTGATGGACAAGATTTACTGGTATGGGCAATTTTCATACTTGACACAGATTTCAAAATTCTTTGATAGTCGTGATATGGAACATGCCAACCGAGAGATTTATGAACTTCGTAAATTCAGAGAGACCTTGCACAGATATTAG
- the tnpA gene encoding IS200/IS605 family transposase — protein MRQDNNSLAHTTWNCKYHIVFAPKYRRQIIYGKYKASIGQILRLLCERKGVEIHEAEACPDHIHMLVSIPPKLSISSFMGYLKGKSSLMIFDRHANLKYKYGNRKFWCRGFYVDTVGRNQKRIEEYIRNQLQEDVIADQLSLFEEYDPFTGEKNKRK, from the coding sequence ATGAGACAGGATAATAATAGTTTAGCACATACTACATGGAATTGTAAGTATCATATTGTGTTCGCACCCAAATATCGACGTCAGATAATTTATGGGAAATACAAAGCAAGTATTGGTCAAATCTTACGATTATTATGCGAAAGAAAAGGTGTTGAAATTCATGAAGCAGAAGCTTGCCCAGATCATATTCACATGTTGGTGAGTATACCACCGAAACTAAGTATTTCCTCATTTATGGGATATTTAAAGGGCAAAAGTAGCTTAATGATATTTGATCGACACGCTAATTTAAAGTATAAATATGGGAATCGCAAATTTTGGTGTCGAGGGTTTTATGTTGATACGGTTGGACGAAATCAGAAGCGAATTGAAGAATATATTCGTAATCAATTACAAGAAGACGTGATAGCAGATCAGCTAAGTCTATTTGAGGAGTATGATCCGTTTACAGGTGAGAAGAATAAGAGAAAGTAA
- a CDS encoding DUF4230 domain-containing protein, producing the protein MKKIIYGILAILLVIVVGFIFLSVYKGSESSGNQKPKTEIIVNVKSLEKVSELVLLNASIQKVKSIENNTKLFGSNFVIPGSEKKALIILNYTAKFGIKNDVTIKDNGNHNYQVTLPKFEVIGVELDKDKPYTLYDTSGGILSYSTKDIDTGEAVAEGFSNKEQQGFIKDNKKLLKESAEKYYSTMIKSLDHEAKVTIETQK; encoded by the coding sequence ATGAAAAAGATAATATATGGTATTTTAGCGATTTTATTAGTGATTGTCGTAGGATTCATTTTTCTTAGCGTATATAAAGGGAGTGAGTCATCTGGTAATCAAAAACCAAAGACAGAAATCATAGTAAATGTAAAATCTTTGGAAAAGGTCAGTGAGTTAGTTTTACTCAATGCATCTATTCAAAAAGTTAAGTCAATAGAAAATAATACAAAGTTATTTGGTAGTAACTTTGTAATACCTGGTTCAGAAAAGAAAGCACTCATTATTCTAAATTATACGGCAAAATTCGGTATTAAGAATGATGTAACCATTAAAGATAATGGTAATCATAATTATCAAGTTACATTACCCAAATTTGAAGTTATTGGTGTTGAATTAGATAAAGACAAACCTTATACACTCTACGATACTAGTGGAGGGATTCTTAGTTATTCGACTAAAGACATAGATACTGGTGAGGCTGTTGCAGAAGGTTTTTCAAATAAGGAACAACAAGGTTTTATAAAGGACAATAAAAAATTATTAAAGGAGTCAGCCGAGAAGTACTACTCTACAATGATTAAATCTTTGGACCACGAGGCAAAAGTGACAATTGAAACTCAAAAATAA